In Triticum aestivum cultivar Chinese Spring unplaced genomic scaffold, IWGSC CS RefSeq v2.1 scaffold119850, whole genome shotgun sequence, the DNA window tagtaccggttcgtggaacgaaccggtgctaaaggttagccacgaaccggtactaatgagagtggcccggctagccgttggaaccggcactaatgtatacattagtgccggctctaatacaaaccgacactaatgtgctgcacgtttgaccctttttctactagtgttttttTGATGTTGTCGACCACACTGATGCGCAACAAACTCGGTGACAACAAAAAATGCAGCAGCCCTTTCTTCATCTGGAGAACACAAAAGCATTAACCTGCAAGTAACAAACTCACGATCAATACAGATAAATATAATATCTAACAGAAGCACTTGTTTCCGTGGGATTTGCAAATATCTTCGTAAACTTGCGACTTGTTCTTGCTGCGATGGAATTTTGTGCCGTGAAAGATCGGACCAACAACGGATCGACCCTCGCCTCGAGGTTCCCTCCACCTCAGCTGCAGCGTGGCGTTAGGGTTTGTCAGGACCCTTTGGGGCCCGGCGGGGCCAGTTCGGGCCTGGTAGGCCTCTCTGTCATCACGTCCAGTCGGCTCCACGAAGGCGGTGGTGGTTGCCCCTCCCGTTGGCTGAGTTGCGGATGCCCCCGAGCTCGTTGGCTCCTTGTCCCTCCTCGAGGTGTCGTGTCGGTAGCCTCAGGGAGATGGCGAAGTTGGTTCGGTGACCGTGGTGGCACATCCCGGTGGGCGGCAGGTTTGGTGGTGCACTTCAGATCGTCCGACGTGGTGGTAGTTTTTTGGGTTGGGAGAAATCCTTGGCGGCTCGTCCGACATCGACGCGGTGACGCCTGCTGGCGCCGCCGGACCTTCCTAAAGGGCGTCGGATATACCCCTTCCCCGCTGCCCTTTGCAGACCGGAGAAACCTTAGGACTTGTCTGGGCAGGAGTTGCGTCGTTGTTgaattccttcttgaaggtgttgcttgatATGCGACGCTTTCGGAGTGCTAGGAGCACGGTGGTACTTCCCCGGACGGTGCAGCGGTTGCCGACCACGTTTCGTTGATCTTCCGTTCTCggcatttgtttttctttctttttatctttttttcctttGGGCTCGTTTGTGTTGCGGCCCCAGCGAGTGGTTGTATCGgatggttgctttataatataaaagcggggggaaaccctttatcGTCGTATGAACCACAACTCTGTATTACTGGAATTTGACTTCGAATTCCATCAGTCATGGTGCATGGATAACTCTGTACCTTTGGAATTTCATCCCAGAGATAGGTCTGTTCATAGTTGCATATAGATAGACCAAAGGAGTGGGCAGCGGTAGCAACATAAATTTGATTTAATCTTGTTTTCTGCAATTCAAATCATGTTTCAACTAAACTATATCTTCCTGCCAACAAAAGCACATTGACTTTGCCCGCCCAGCATGCCAATTTGTAAATCTTCTAGGAATGACATGCTTTGCGAACCACAGCTGAGAAGCACAAAAACTGGCATGGCTTAGGAGAAGAGCTGCCAAGTAGAAGCACATACAAAAATCAAGAGACGATGAAGTCCTGCTCAAAACAATAATAAGGTATTCAAAGGCATCCGACTACATTGCAAACTTTTTTTTTGAGAACGCTGCATTACAAACTTAGCCAGACTAAAGTGCATGCTCAGTTAGTTTTTCAAATAACATATAGACACTGCCAAGCACATTGAAGCAACGCGGCAAACTCAGCTACATCTAACAACTGAAGTAGCCCTTTCTTCACCTGGATACAACAGAAGTGTTAGTCTATTAGTGAGTCAGTGCAGAAAAAGAGACAATATAACAGAAACACCTATGTATGATAGTGTATGAACAAGAATTTAGTGGCTATATCATATCACCTAAATTAATCAGAGCTATATCATGTCCCTTAGAAAAATATAGGGTTGTATCATCTTCCTGAGTATCTCCTAGAAATAGCAATGACAACAAAATAAACCCTTCAGCCTTTTCCCACAAACTAATTCAGTTGGGGAATTGAATGATGTGGCCGGCGTTTGTTATAATAAATTGAGCTACTAATACATTGCTTTCAGCTTATTGAATGTGAAACAACCAAACCAATTGGAAACTCTATGCATAAAACATGTGGATCATTCATTTAATTCAACAGGAGTTATATTTTTACTTAGCATTGCCACAATTCTAAGTGTTTGTCCGTGTCATTAGCATGTGTGCATCCCTAATAGTGGCTGAATAGTAGTTTGAGAGCGCATGCTACCCACATTGGTCACAAAATATTTTCTAAAgagaaaatcaaatagttcaaaTCCCAGAAACTATATGCAAAAGTTCTTTTTACCTGTTGAACTGCTTCAACGCATTAGCACTCAAATCAGAGAGTCGTCATGTGCAATGTGCAACATTTTCTCAACTAGATCCATCCTTAATGTACGCGGATTTGAATATCTTTTACACGAATTAGAAAACAAATGTGTGGGATTTGAAAAATTATGTCAACTTGAAACAAGTATGTGAATTTCAAACAAAGTTCATGGATTGGAAAAGGAACACGGATTTGAAAAAAACACACGAACTTTAAAAAGTATGCAGACTTGAAACAAGTATGTGAACTTCAAAAACATTTCATGGATTTGAAACAAAATACTTGGATTCGATAAAATTACACGAACTTGAAAAAAATACACTGATTTGAGAAAAATACACAcattaaaaaaatcatggatttgaaaaaagtacacAAATTTCAAAATAGTTCACGGGTTGAAAAAGGTATGTTTATTTTTGAAAAAGTTGCACGACCTTGAAAAAACTATGTGGATTTGAAAAGAGTATGTATATGAAAAAATTACTTTAGTCAGCACCGGTCAAAACCGGGGTCAGTCGGCACCAAAACCGGTCAAAATCGAGACCAGGGACAAACCTTGTCCGGTTTCGTTAGTTGGGGGTGCAAGTTGTCTGGTTTCGGAattgagggaccaaatctagacttcaccaagagttgagggacgaaaagtatacttttctctatATATAAAGACCAAGGATGATCAATCACCTAGTGGACAGATACTCGCTAAAGTATAGCAGTAATATGTAGAGCTGATGCCATTAAGTTTCCTGGCTTGCATTGACTTTGGCTGAACCATATACACACTATCGTGCCTCTCTAAAAAGATTACATCGGTATCCTCATCATAACCCACCATTTTGAGCGGTTCAATCCTTCTCATAGTCCAAGGAGGGATCTTAAGAAGTTCACGCAATGAAACAGTCTTCCACAGCAACCATATGGCAACACCCCGACAATTGACCTTCCTCCGCCACATTTGAAGGTCAAGGCGAGACAAGGCGACAAGACCAACAACGCCATCCTCTGCGTCAATGATATGAAAGTTGTCGAAATCATTCATATTCATACCTTGAGGACCCTTGATAACGCTAAGGTTCTGCGTGCCCAAATCAAACTCAACTATGTCGTCTCCCTTTTCCTTAGCTGGCCAGTAAAGGACATTATCTACAAGGGTGCTACGACAAGCACCAAATACAGTATCATCTGAAGCCTCAGTTGAGATGACATTGCCCCATGTGGTAGTCTCCGAGGAGTAAACGCTTGCATAGGGGTGCGTATTGTCTCTATAGGACACCAAGACCACCTTGAAGGGGCATAAGTGGCAGCCGCCGTGCACATGGCCCTGGTAGCTAGCAGCACAAAGCACTGCCGCGTTAAAGAAGCATTCGGTGAACTCAGGCGGAATGGGCACGCGGTGATGTTTGTTGGTGATAGGGTCACAAACGACGACCTCTTCATGCTGCAAGTCTAAGACGAGGGCGCGGCCGTGGCGAGAATCAAGCAGGATGCATTTGCTATAGTGTCCAAGGGAGAAGCGCCCAGGGGTGATGCGGTCGGGAGCAGGGGCCAGGACGGGCATGAACGCAATCTGTGTGCTGCCGTAATGGAAGAAGCCAAGGAGGGGCGGCTTGCGGTGGTGCGCGTAGAACCGGCGGAGGAACTTGGGGTCGGCGAGGATGCCTCGCCACTGCTTGCACACGGCGGAGGCGCGGGGGAGAGAGTATAGGTCCAGGGGGAGCCGGAGGAGGATCTCCCGGAGCATATCTTCGCTGTCCGGCAGGGAGGCAGGTGTCTCCCGCGAGGTGCCGTCGCCCTCCTCGCTAGCGTGGGTCCGGGCGCGGAGGCGCTTACCGCGCCGATGGTGGCGCTTACGGCTGCGGCGGTTGCAGGCCACTCCGGCGCCATCCTCGTCGTGTTTGATTTGGGGATGGAGGCGCGTGGTGCGTGAGCGAGCCGGTCCGGATCCCTCGTCGCTCGCATGGATCTGGTAACGGAGGCGCGCTGTGCAGCGGCGGCCGGCGCCACCCTCGCCGCGTTGGAGGTGGCTCATTGAAAGATACGTCTCAGTGCAAGCTGTTCTCCTTGTCCTCACGATACAAACTTTACACATATAGTAGTATATAACAGCCGACCTGACGGATCTAACACAAATCCTCTAAACCTACACGGATACAGGCAAGCAAACTCCTAGCTGGAGCCGGACTCAACATGAACACGTACGTACTACTAATCCTAACCGGACTAACTAGTAACACCGGCGTGCAAGCCCGCTGGTCCTGTTTCTTCAGCACAAAACTGGTGGTGCGAGACTGACGAGCCCTCTGCCTCACTCGTATCCAAATTTCTACACCAATAATATCAATCGTAAACGCCAAAAGCAAAACTGTGCTTCAAGGGTTCATTTGCCATCACACTTCTCTTCCATCCAAACAACGACTCAACTTTCTCTCTGTGCAAAAATTTGCCAGTCCAGCATTTGTTGCTTTTATTAAAAGAAAATCTCGAGCAACTTGCTGTAATACAGTGGCGGGTCGTAATGATAGTATCAtagttagtatcatgcatgccaactaggcaattttgatgaggtgtcataaaaTTAAATCAACAAAGAgatggttgagtatcatatcatcaTACTGTAttataataaatgctatgctactatgtgtcatacatgacaataaataaagtactacatgatgctaatatatgatactatgcattatggaggtagtatcatacactagtgtcatatgtatgatactagtatatgatactccccattacaaccagccttaggccAAATAACGTTTTTCTCTCCCTAGTCTGGTCTCTTTCAGTGCAACAGTTATTTCCATCAGCGCTGCACTTCTCCCATTAATTTCCTGCTATTAATCTCAATGCAAATGAGAAAAAAAAGGGAGGGCGCACAGGTGGATCGTGATCGACGGCGCTCGCACGCTTTCTAAGCTACAACCAAGAAG includes these proteins:
- the LOC123176178 gene encoding uncharacterized protein (The sequence of the model RefSeq protein was modified relative to this genomic sequence to represent the inferred CDS: added 76 bases not found in genome assembly); its protein translation is MSHLQRGEGGAGRRCTARLRYQIHASDEGSGPARSRTTRLHPQIKHDEDGAGVACNRRSRKRHHRRGKRLRARTHASEEGDGTSRETPASLPDSEDMLREILLRLPLDLYSLPRASAVCKQWRGILADPKFLRRFYAHHRKPPLLGFFHYGSTQIAFMPVLAPAPDRITPGRFSLGHYSKCILLDSRHGRALVLDLQHEEVVVCDPITNKHHRVPIPPEFTECFFNAAVLCAASYQGHVHGGCHLCPFKVVLVSYRDNTHPYASVYSSETTTWGNVISTVASDDTIFGPCCSTLVDNVLYWPAK